In Anoplopoma fimbria isolate UVic2021 breed Golden Eagle Sablefish chromosome 22, Afim_UVic_2022, whole genome shotgun sequence, a genomic segment contains:
- the cobll1a gene encoding cordon-bleu protein-like 1, whose translation MDDQENPLERDHSLSVVLPGGLEKNATVHGSKPVMDLLVTLCASYHLNPSDYTVEVLSPNKNNIGFKPNSPIGSLDADTIVLKPKGIEEIRRPYMPEASVRLLINYNKSHKAVVRVNPRVPLETLLPVVCDKCEFPVETTVLLRDSQSREPLDLTETLNDLGVREVFAKDTAAKEPDGHQHQPSTPEAGVTPTEVISPPPPQDLPKKEKKQKDNTGLLSLFRKKKKKGEMRGAGSVPASPGRNAQVEVGVSSSNTLPADMPKKRRAPQPPMGASQSVPNNLSTCHVEGSQRSAESTLRSTKRRAPRPPCANTEVKGTLDSLNAVEELTESDESDSVSPASSSSSPYPSLPRPSSSSSRLSFAHLHEMNLPSFRGKDLSDARCALAKILTSSVSKGTLVKHLRNSASFPKFYNGSSFMTQRCSDNGLSCAQPEPVFTSKLPTEHEWEDPPQRRGMTTFKVVPSKMQKTPDTELTPDQITVEEDPESEASPEAERNPTEAEGDPRSPDGSETGTPLQSPEPSFQEIPDSTPPPDDLEIQEGPGSPVSEVGDTVENPTEEDEPEVTSEVTPADCSDGEVTSEGQEDETECQSPTEMSGSTDMDRCGSYTEEKEEEEEEVVQEEEEEGDCFPPPPPPILFDEHIEEEEEGEDRTTSSPPSSLPTSPTSNGQTHAFSKDHQPTSGHAC comes from the exons ATGGACGACCAGGAGAATCCACTGGAGAGAGACCACTCCCTGTCTGTGGTTCTGCCGGGGGGGCTGGAGAAGAACGCCACGGTGCATGGAAG CAAACCAGTGATGGACTTGCTGGTGACCCTCTGCGCAAGCTACCATCTCAATCCGTCCGACTACACCGTTGAGGTTCTCTCCCCCAACAAGAACAACATCGGCTTCAAACCCAACTCTCCCATTGGCTCGCTGGACGCGGATACGATTGTGCTGAAGCCCAAAGGGATTGAGGAGATCAGGAGGCCTTACATGCCCGAG GCGTCTGTACGTCTGTTGATCAACTACAACAAGTCCCATAAGGCCGTGGTGCGGGTGAATCCCCGGGTGCCCCTTGAGACGCTGCTGCCAGTGGTGTGTGACAAGTGCGAGTTTCCGGTAGAAACAACCGTCTTACTGAGGGACTCTCAGTCCAGAGAGCCGCTGGACCTGACTGAGACCTTGAACGACCTCGGGGTGAGGGAGGTGTTTGCCAAAGACACGGCTGCTAAGGAGCCCGATGGCCACCAGCACCAACCCAGCACGCCTGAAGCAG GTGTCACGCCAACAGAGGTCATctcaccacctccaccacaag ACCTGccaaagaaggagaagaaacagaaggaCAACACCGGACTCCTCAGCTTAttcagaaaaaagaagaaaaaaggcgAAATG AGAGGAGCAGGGAGTGTCCCAGCTTCTCCTGGCCGCAACGCACAAGTGGAAGTCGGTGTTTCCTCTTCTAACACACTGCCAGCAGATATGCCCAAGAAGAGACGAGCCCCTCAGCCACCCATGGGCGCGTCCCAGAGCGTCCCAAACAACCTCAGCACCTGTCATGTCGAAGGATCACAG aGGTCTGCAGAATCCACCTTAAGGAGCACCAAGAGGAGGGCCCCACGTCCTCCCTGTGCAAACACTGAGGTTAAAG GGACTCTAGACTCATTAAACGCCGTTGAGGAGCTGACAGAAAGTGACGAGTCAGACTCTGTATCACCagcctcatcttcatcatcaccctATCCATCACTTCCGcgtccctcctcatcctcctcgcGTCTGTCATTCGCTCATCTCCACGAAATGAACCTGCCTTCGTTTCGAGGGAAGGACCTTTCCGACGCCCGCTGTGCTCTCGCCAAAATCCTGACATCCTCTGTTTCCAAGGGAACCCTGGTCAAGCATTTGAGGAATTCTGCCAGCTTCCCAAAGTTCTACAACGGCTCCTCCTTTATGACCCAGAGGTGTTCAGATAACGGGCTCTCATGTGCACAACCTGAACCCGTCTTTACGTCCAAACTCCCCACCGAGCACGAGTGGGAGGATCCCCCACAGAGGAGGGGAATGACCACGTTCAAGGTGGTTCCCTCGAAGATGCAGAAGACCCCCGATACAGAACTCACTCCGGACCAGATAACAGTAGAAGAAGACCCTGAGAGTGAGGCTTCTCCTGAGGCTGAGAGAAATCCAACTGAGGCTGAGGGGGATCCACGTTCTCCTGACGGATCAGAGACTGGAACACCTTTGCAGAGTCCAGAACCATCCTTTCAGGAGATTCCTGATTCTACTCCGCCTCCGGATGATTTAGAGATCCAGGAGGGTCCAGGCTCACCTGTGTCTGAGGTCGGGGACACCGTTGAAAATCCGACCGAAGAGGATGAACCTGAAGTCACATCTGAGGTGACACCAGCAGACTGCAGTGATGGAGAAGTTACCAGTGAGGGTCAGGAGGATGAGACTGAATGCCAAAGCCCCACCGAGATGTCTGGAAGTACAGACATGGACCGTTGTGGTTCATACActgaggagaaggaagaagaagaggaggaagtggtacaggaagaggaagaagaaggggactgcttccctccccctcctccacctatCTTATTTGATGAACAcatagaggaggaagaggagggagaagataGGACAACTTCCTCTCCGCCATCTTCTCTGCCAACAAGTCCTACCTCCAATGGGCAAACTCATGCATTCAGCAAGGACCATCAGCCCACTTCTGGCCACGCCTGCTGA